The window tttaagagatatatatctattaattaaatatggGCAAATAAAATTCGATTCTGACTGCTTTTACAAAACAAACTTAAAGTCTCACTTATAATCAAATAAGCAACTAAAAAGAAAGCAACTAAGAGactcacttttttttatcaaacaaataactaaaaataatgataataaacatataaaaaattaaaggatAATTCAAAGGTCGAATTCATACTTGAAAGTACACTCCCGATCGAATTCAAAGCGTCCGTCCTGTTGACCGCAccgcatatatatgtatttgatttaatttaattttaaattaattcaaTTTGTAGGGTTTTTACTTTTGGAAGGAGATAAAAGGAGCGGCTGTAACTCTGTTTTCCCTCTTCACATATTTAGCTGCTGCAGGTAAAATTTAGGGGTAAAAATGtctatttgtaaattttaaaagttgaattgtaaatttttttgaaaaaaaaaaccccctCTTTCTTGTTAcacagtatatatatagattatgaaGATGGTATATTGTTTGTGTGTTTggacatacacatatataatgtTCACATGTAGGAGAGAAATTACTTTGTACTCTCTATAATTTTAGAAtggtatataaaaattataatctctaattaaaagtttaaaaaatgagATATACAAGATGACCAAACTAATTCGTCATTAACCATTAATGTTAAATTACAACATGagtcatttatattataaaatatatttaatacctttttaaatcaaacttttttatatcaattacttatatCATGTAACGACGttaccaccaccatcactatACGTTGATGTCATCACAGCCGTCATTGTTGTTGTATTGTGCGGATACCATGTTAGTTATGTTGAAATTATTTCCTTtcgtttttgttgttgtttagaATTACTTAGGAGCAAGAGTGTAGTTGGCTAAAATTGGCAAATTTTAAGCCAATGGGAGATTGACATGTGGAGTAGCCAAAAACAAGCCAAATCTTGCCAAATCTTGTGGTGTAGTGGTTTTTTGCCAATTTTTTGGCAAAAAAATAGTTACCAAAACTACCCTAAATTTTCATTGACTTTGCAAATAAGTATAACACATATGACTAGTTTTAGCCGTTGGGAGCGTATAAAGTGAccgtttatttttttgttttttgtgaaaTTCGAACGTTAGGAGCGGGAGCGTATCAATTGactgttttttttcttccttcccaacctctatatatacatacacatccTTCCcaaccctatatatacatacacatatctcaaatcctttatctttttatcaaatcatttcatttataACAACCAAATGGCGGATCAACGGTGGACTAAAGAAGAGGATGTTTTGTTGACGAGGTGTTGAATTGCCAAACGTGAAAGGCCTAACCCAACTCCATATGAAACCGTGTGGGGGGAGATCACTGAAATGTTCAACAGCGACACGACTGGAATTCCACGGACCCAACATCAACTAAATTGTCATTTCAGGATCATTATGCACACTTGTAAGGACTATGAGGCAATATGGAAAAGGTTGAATGAAGAGGGGAATGTCCCTCATGAGGTGTTGAGTGAAATGGCGCATCAGAAGTACCGTGAAAAGTATCGGAAGCGTTTCCGCTTCGACCACTGCTTCAAGGAGCTTGTCGTGGTTGGTTTTTAATTGTGTTGCACTAGCGAGtgtgttttagtattttaattaagtgtgttttagtattttaattaagtgtgttttagtattttaataattgtaatgtctttaagtattttaataattgtaatgtctttaagtattttaataaaagatgTCTACTTGGCTATTTAATAACAACGaaaatttattcataatttaaaaacattacaaacttattaaagagaaacatacAACAGAAGCAGTATTTAATTAAGTTTGTGTTTTGTGAAATGTTCCAGACAAAGGACCCAGTATTTAAAGAACTACAACacgctcctccaacgttcaaatttcaaaatatttacacaattagTCCCTCCAACGGCAGAATTCAAattatttacactttcagtccctcaaacggccaaaaattcaaatatatttacatttccAGTCCCTGAACGACTAGTTGTGTTGTCATTCTATGAATACAAACACAGACCTCAATTCAGTTGCATTTTACCATCAGAATATTTCTATCATTCTAAAAACTCATTCGTTTTAATCAAATGgcatcctcatcatcaaaacaaaatgTTCACCGACCTCGCCTGAcggaagatgaagaagacacgaatcatggctgatatcaaagaagacaccctccttcaaactgatctCTCTAGGGTCATGGAACACCTGAGGGGGAAAAGACGACGATGCGACCAAAAGGTAGAGGCAATACAAGCGTCAGGCCGCAATGTTTTAAAGCACGAAGAACACTGTTCTTCATTTCTACAAGGGGAGATCAACAACTTCAAGAGTGTGGTCGACgatgtttttaaggccggtcacacgttgggtgaccagtgcacttgggccgaatcCTTCCACGACAATTGCGGGGAAGGCAAAAGCACGTGGGAAGTCAAACGCCcacaacacgacaagtggtggctcaaCGATTACGCTTACCGTGGCTTAGGAAAgatgtcaatcaaagatgatgatgacgagTGAAGTCATAGACAACGTATTTcgtgtttttattatgtattgtcttttttaattatgtgttttttttagtgtaaactgtgtttttttaataataataaaatgtgtttttgttgtatatatgtaaaagttGAGGggtacaaatttaaaaataaaaaaaaaacaaaagtgcAAATCACATTCCATTTTGGCCACGTGGCCTTGCCTCAACGTCTCTtttcatcggccaaaactagccgattgTTGTTGCCAATGCTTGCCGATTGTTCTTGCCGATAAAAGCCGATATACATGCTATAGCTTAAACCTTAAACCTCCTCTGAACTAACAAAAATACACGTGCATTACCCAAGTTATGattactaaaataaatatacagtATAAGCCATTCTAtaatacaacaacaaaaatgaaaggaaatATACCAAGTCaccataaaaattaaacatgatACAACTCATTTCTCACATCCAATCTTATGTGTTGTTGTATAAAAATACACCTTCATAATCAAGACAAATAAAGCAACTATTATGTATTGCACCACAAACCGAAGCATAACTCAGACTTTTCTTTGATCAccttaataaatttataagtcattctctttcttttcttactGGATCGTTTAGTGATCTAGGCgatatagtgttttttttttttttttttttttttttttgtgacacCCATACAAGCGACAAAGGGTATTTAGAAGTCTGAAGACGATAGTTAAAAGACTCATATCAGCTACGATATCCGTTAAAAATGTATCAACACTACTATTCTTATGGACTTCAAATAAAACACAACCGGATATATAAGGATAGATGTGAGCCTGTAAAACTTAATAAATGAAGTAGCTCACTTGTGGCGAATCCTCTAGTACTAGTATTTCCTAAACATACAATGCAACCGGATAGGGGACTGTTGTGCATATGGACATACTTCCAGGATACATAATGGATCTCAACAATTCCAGGATAAAATCCAACCACCATACAATCTGGGGAAGTTGGCGGGGCTGAGAACCAAAAGTTCTGAACCATATAATTCGTACCTGGAAGTTTGCGGAGATCCTTTGTGAAGGAATCAAAAATACTGGGCAACGATCATTGGTTTTACACAACCACCAACCAAACCTAGAATAACATATTGCTTCACCAGCAATAGATAATTTGAGAAATTCTCATAAAGTGGTTGTCATCAACCAACGGATCTGTGAAAGTAATAACACCTCGAATGTGGTCTACAACCATCAGCCAAGGTGAGGCTAGTGGATAATTCTGTAATGATCGATGCAACGTTTGCATTAAAAGAGATAACCACCTGagtaatttaaatattataactCATAAATAAAACCACATAAAATACGAAATTACATACAAAATCTTTAAACAATGAGCAATCTGGAAACACATGTTTGGAATCAACAGAACTGTTCACATTTCTTAAGACAATTTTGCAAACAATAACACTGGAAAATATTTCAACTAAAATAACTGTTGTTAAGCCGCCATCCCAGAACTCAAACACTCCCTTTCTCCCCTTCCAAAACTCTCTAACCCTGCGGTTTAACAtcgacaaccaccaccacccgcCACTCTACACTGTCTTATCATCCACCTAAAACCCCTCCTCTTCCTGTGACACCATTATAAGTCAATTTAGAGTTGAGAATCATATGAGCTTTTAACATCACTTATGCAATTAGGGTACGGATTAACCAGGAACATTTAAAACTATGCTCCTCTAAATCTTTCTTTTGTCAAGATTATAAAATAGATACGAATAAAAaatctaagttttttttatttaaaaaaagcaACATGTTTAACATTGCCCTTAGTGTTACAAACATAACAATGATATGGAGAATGAAGTCTGCTAGCTATAGAAACTTTGACAGATAACTTACTCCACTGGTCTAGACTCACGGGCTCTTCAATTCAACCAACTTGGTTCAATCCAAGTATGAGCGGAAAGATACGTAGTCATAAAAACATCCCCTAAATCCTCTTGGATGTTTTTACCATCAAACGTGTGAAACGTGCTTGTTTCAAGTGAATAAAACACTATCTTCTTGTTTCTAGAACTCGATTGGGCCAAGTAGATCTTGTTCTCCATTTCTGGAAATTTAGCTTCAATGCAGATACATGTTGTATCACAGATATAAATCATGTGCTTTCCTACACCATTTACTTTATCCCATTCTCTTCTAGAATCATTCAACTTGAATACCTCAATGGGTTCACCAACCCCGCCCATCACGACAAGTAAAAGATTTTGGTCACATTTCACCAAAAAACATTGTGCCTCAGATCCGCAACAACTTCTTGGGGCTTCGATTATTAAAACTTCAAAAGAGATATTATTTTCACCCAAATGTTTGTAAACCCTTAGTTCCCTCTCATACAAGTAATAAAGATCGCCGTCATGATATGTTGGAAAACACATGGTGGAGCCTTCATAACGTGAAGTTACCTCATAGGTTTCCCAAATTGGTTCTCCGGATACATAATGAATCTCAAGCGTTCCACAAATAAATCCAACAACCATACAATCAGGGGAAGTAGGTGGAGCTGAGAACCAGAACTGGTGGTCCATGTAATTCGTTCGTGGAAGTTCACGGAGATCCTTTGTGAAGGGGTTAAAAAACACTGAACAATAATCACTAATTTTAAGCAACAACCAACCAAACCTGGAACAGTATATTGTTTCCTCAGCAATCGAAAATTCTGAAATTCTAGTAAAGTAGTTGTCACCCAACAGAGCGGATCTGTGAAAGTAATAACACCTCGAGTTTGGTCTACAACCATCAGCCAAGGTGAAGCTAGGGAATAATTCTGTAATGCTGTTTGGTCGCGCCATTGTATGAGAGGTACTGCTTGATGACAACATTTGCATGTAGCACGAAAGTTCATGTATTCCACGCCAACACAAACTTTCATAAGCATCTCCAGAACATCAAATGGAACATCTAGCAAGGGAGACTCACTAACTTCAACCTCATTGTCTGTGATAAAGCTAATCGTCATCTCATCCTCTTGTTGTTTAGAATCAACCGTGAATTTGGCTTCTCTATCGTCATCTTCTAACCTACACAATATGAATTTAAGAAACATTAttccaaaacacacacacagagatttatatatttgtgttaaCACATAAACGGATAgaaataatagaaaaaagaaGCAATCCGAGCATTCCCACATTGACATGTGGCTTGTTGGCAGCACCGGAAAGGGCATGGGAGATTGAACGAAAGTTTTACTGTTGAGGTGATACGAATATATTAGTTTGTCCATTTTGTCATGGATATGTATATACCCCCCTAGCTCTGAACCAATTGCAGGGTTATAAATTTCAGAGGTATCGTTTGCAAGATCCACAACAAATATGCCTTCTTTAAGGTCTTTCACTTCTTCCCAGATTTGTTTTGGAGCACTTACAAAGTCTTCCCAGGTTCTGACGCTTTCCAAAACCTTCCATTTTATACTAGTCATGTCAGctttaaacaaaaacacatcACCGGGTGTTTTGATTGTTTCCCTTAGAAAACTACGAAAACCAACTACTATGTAAAACAACTCTGTACGGTATCCTGTCAGAAAATGAAGGTGTTTGGGACAACGAAAGGAAGAAGGAAAAGGGACAGCCGCAAGTAATAATATTCGTACCACAATTTCTCTATCCTTGACTGCAATTTCAACACGTACGAGAAACGGAACAAATGTACTGTCGTCACATAAAGCATATACATGACCATTGCAACAAGCTAGGCTATGTAGTAAATGTCCATCCGAGCTTACTCTACTGAGTTGATAAGCATACGACATCTCGGTCCATCTTGGCTTGTTTCTTcggctttttatttttttaggagATAGTTGACAAAATACAAAGGTAGGCTTATTGGTTCTTGTTAAGAGGATAACTGAATTTGGATCGTCAGGAGGGGCAGACAAACAAGCGTCTCGGATGGAATCATAATCTCCGTCTTTCAAAAGTAAGGGAGGGAGAGATATGATGTTAGAAGTGGATGAAGAGTTCCACAGAGACCAAGTATTATTGTGTGGATGGTTAGATAGAATTACCCACCCATGGAAACACCCTCGTATACGTTTCCCTAACAACTCGGGAATTCGACACTGAGAATTAAACAACGGGTTGTGTAAGGTGGAGAAAGACTGGTGAGTAAGATCTTCAAGGTTCTGAACACCAAACCATggatattttgaaaataaaggaggcactttattattatcatcactACAAACCTCCTCCTCGTGCTTATTCTgctccatcatcatcatcatcgaatctaaaaaaaagattataGAATTATATTCTGATTTCTTTTTACTTgaatttttatcaagaaaaaaagaagattcAATTTTTATCACATGAGCAACTAAGAAACACTcaaattatatatcaaataaaccAAAAGACTTAAACTTGTATCAAACAAACAACTAAAAGACTCGATATTTATCATATAAGCAATTAAAAAACTCAAATTTTATCAAACAAACTACTAAAAAATACACAACTTTTATCCATCAAACAGCTAAAAAAGACTCGAATAAACACTAAAaaaatcctctaatttttttatcgaaaaaataatgataataataaatagcATAAATTAACTGATGGTCGAATTCGTACCTGATTACACACTCCCGATCGATAGTTTATTGTTGGGGAAAGCTTCCCTCTGCATATATTCAGCTGCAGCATAGGTAAAATTTAGGGGCAAATATGTTTATTTGTAATTTAATAAGGTTATAttgtaaatttttgaaagaaaaaaaaaaaccttcttTCTTCTTACAAAGTttctcatttgtttttttaccaaaaaaaaatctaaaaaacctCTGACATCTGATTTGAAGCCGTTTGTTATTCCCTCGGATCCAGAGGCACTAACATCTTGACAACATCAAATTCGCAAAGAGACCAAAGACCAGAAGTAAGAAAACATATACGAGACAACCACATCATCGCCGTGATAGATTTTCCGACCACCCACTTCACAAAAACTAAATTTGACATAATGAGTTTAATTGATTGGTTCTGAACTTTTGATCGGGTGAGTCTAGTGGGTTGGTAGGTATGTTTTATCAGGAAGAGGAAAAAGATATACTGTACTCGTATTTTTTGGGTATATTTGGTGTGGGCATGTGATACATACTTTCTAATATTTATCCGAGTTAATTTAGTAAGGAGGGTCCCTTTTCGAGAATCATTGCAATGGGggtccttattttgagaattttttgcaaatttggtccctttttgacggatccgttaaaggtgGCCGTTAAGTGTGCACGTGTGCCGCACGTGTGGGGGTGTTTACGTACTTTCTACCCCACAGGGACCCCCACTAAATAATACTACCTTTTAGCAATTGGGGTCCTTGTGGGGTAGAAAGTACGtaaatacccccacacgtgcggcacacgtgcacacttgacggccACCTTTAACGAATCCGTCAAAAAGGGAccaattttgtaaaaaattttcaaaatagggacccccattgcaacgattctcaAAAAGAGACCCTCCTTGCTAAattgtacaaaccacagggaccaatcttacgattaactctttatatattataaattgatcTACATGGCATGGGAATCTAAATGGCAGGGAACTtggaaatatttttttaaaattagggGTGTAACCGGCTAATAATTGTCCACATAAGCATAATTCGGTCGTGACCCCATAATAGGTATTTTAGCCGTTTTTGTTTATTcgaataaaacttttttttgtttgagcTCCAAAAAAGATTTAGGTGACAAGTTGAAGGACTCTTCAAGTAATTAGTCCAAAAAACTATCACAAATATTACTCTTATGTCCACTTTGACATTCCAAATTGTAATGAAATTAAACAATATTCCCAAAATAATAAAGTGACAATATAGATAATTCTACAATATAGATAAAATTTATTACTCTTTATCTTGTGCAGTGAAAAATGTACGACACAAAATGTTGGTTGACGGACCTTGATAATTATATCTACCACACTAACATTTTGAATAACGacatttaattatatatcaatttatagatCGAGCCCCGGTTATTACTAGTCGAAGTTTTGCAAATGAATTCCGCCCGTACGGAACATATATATCGTGTCAAAGAAAGACATAAATTTACCAGGTATTTTGGATTTCaatcattaaataaataaacaaatacaagAACTCGATAGAGGTATATATCCTGTcgatatacatataacatatctAATTTGACCATTGGCCAAGTCTGATAATTATTAGTCGTCGATCATCCCATCTATATCTGATCCATTTTAAACCGGTACATAACGGTGGCAAAATTAAACGTGACCATGAGTACTCCATAACGTGGGCAGCTAGCTAGTGCAACCATATATTAT is drawn from Erigeron canadensis isolate Cc75 chromosome 9, C_canadensis_v1, whole genome shotgun sequence and contains these coding sequences:
- the LOC122581866 gene encoding uncharacterized protein LOC122581866 isoform X1, with product MMMMMEQNKHEEEVCSDDNNKVPPLFSKYPWFGVQNLEDLTHQSFSTLHNPLFNSQCRIPELLGKRIRGCFHGWVILSNHPHNNTWSLWNSSSTSNIISLPPLLLKDGDYDSIRDACLSAPPDDPNSVILLTRTNKPTFVFCQLSPKKIKSRRNKPRWTEMSYAYQLSRVSSDGHLLHSLACCNGHVYALCDDSTFVPFLVRVEIAVKDREIVVRILLLAAVPFPSSFRCPKHLHFLTGYRTELFYIVVGFRSFLRETIKTPGDVFLFKADMTSIKWKVLESVRTWEDFVSAPKQIWEEVKDLKEGIFVVDLANDTSEIYNPAIGSELGGYIHIHDKMDKLIYSYHLNSKTFVQSPMPFPVLPTSHMSMWECSDCFFFLLFLSVYVLTQIYKSLCVCFGIMFLKFILCRLEDDDREAKFTVDSKQQEDEMTISFITDNEVEVSESPLLDVPFDVLEMLMKVCVGVEYMNFRATCKCCHQAVPLIQWRDQTALQNYSLASPWLMVVDQTRGVITFTDPLCWVTTTLLEFQNFRLLRKQYTVPGLVGCCLKLVIIVQCFLTPSQRISVNFHERITWTTSSGSQLHLLPLIVWLLDLFVERLRFIMYPENQFGKPMR
- the LOC122581866 gene encoding uncharacterized protein LOC122581866 isoform X2; this encodes MMMMMEQNKHEEEVCSDDNNKVPPLFSKYPWFGVQNLEDLTHQSFSTLHNPLFNSQCRIPELLGKRIRGCFHGWVILSNHPHNNTWSLWNSSSTSNIISLPPLLLKDGDYDSIRDACLSAPPDDPNSVILLTRTNKPTFVFCQLSPKKIKSRRNKPRWTEMSYAYQLSRVSSDGHLLHSLACCNGHVYALCDDSTFVPFLVRVEIAVKDREIVVRILLLAAVPFPSSFRCPKHLHFLTGYRTELFYIVVGFRSFLRETIKTPGDVFLFKADMTSIKWKVLESVRTWEDFVSAPKQIWEEVKDLKEGIFVVDLANDTSEIYNPAIGSELGGYIHIHDKMDKLIYSYHLNSKTFVQSPMPFPVLPTSHMSMLEDDDREAKFTVDSKQQEDEMTISFITDNEVEVSESPLLDVPFDVLEMLMKVCVGVEYMNFRATCKCCHQAVPLIQWRDQTALQNYSLASPWLMVVDQTRGVITFTDPLCWVTTTLLEFQNFRLLRKQYTVPGLVGCCLKLVIIVQCFLTPSQRISVNFHERITWTTSSGSQLHLLPLIVWLLDLFVERLRFIMYPENQFGKPMR